From one Triticum aestivum cultivar Chinese Spring chromosome 4B, IWGSC CS RefSeq v2.1, whole genome shotgun sequence genomic stretch:
- the LOC123093393 gene encoding UDP-glycosyltransferase TURAN isoform X2: MAEEAGRRRRAAVVVLGDIGRSPRMQYHSLSLANQAGMEVDIVANGGSDPHLSLRENPSIHIHEMKSVQLSGISKISGALALLLKAAIQFIMLIWFLCFKIPRPDVFIVQNPPSVPTLAAVKLVSWLRGAKFIVDWHNFGYTLLGLSHGRSHVIVKVYFWFEKHFGRMADGAFCVTKAMQHELAQNWGIKATVLYDHSPEFFRPASLTEKHELFCRLGSSICGAMGSADCISVEVEDKNTTVLTGKIDGGVSLKPNRPALVVSSTSWTPDEDFSILLEAALMYDRRVAATLGEEDSMDEGQLWIDIKNGKQFDYPRLLFVITGKGPDRKKYEEQIKRLKLRRVAFRTMWLASEDYPLLLGSADLGVSLHTSSSGLDLPMKVVDMFGCGLPVCAASFSCIEELVKVNRNGLLFSTSSELADELMMLFKGFPEECDTLKSLKHGALSTGSSSKWSAEWETNALPLVNQVIG; the protein is encoded by the exons atggcggaggaggcggGAAGGAGGAGGCGCGCGGCGGTGGTTGTGCTGGGCGACATCGGCCGCAGCCCGCGCATGCAGTaccactccctctccctcgccaaccAG GCCGGCATGGAAGTCGACATTGTTGCAAACGGAG GAAGTGATCCCCATTTATCACTGAGAGAGAATCCATCAATTCACATACACGAGATG AAATCAGTGCAGTTATCGGGAATTTCAAAGATATCTGGTGCCCTGGCTCTGCTACTTAAAGCTGCCATCCAGTTTATCATGCTGATTTGGTTTCTCTGCTTTAAGATTCCTCGCCCTGATGTCTTCATTGTTCAG AATCCACCCTCCGTTCCAACATTGGCGGCTGTGAAACTGGTTAGCTGGCTAAGAGGTGCTAAATTTATTGTGGATTGGCATAATTTTGGATATACTTTGCTTGGACTGTCTCATGGCAGAAGTCATGTAATAGTCAAAGTCTATTTCTG GTTCGAGAAGCACTTTGGGCGGATGGCTGATGGTGCCTTTTGCGTTACGAAAGCAATGCAACATGAGCTTGCTCAAAATTGGGGAATCAA AGCAACAGTTCTTTATGATCATTCTCCTGAATTTTTCCGTCCTGCTTCCTTGACTGAGAAACATGAG TTGTTCTGCAGGTTGGGTAGTTCCATTTGTGGTGCTATGGGCAGTGCTGATTGCATCTCTGTTG AAGTGGAAGACAAGAACACTACTGTACTTACTGGCAAGATTGATGGTGGAGTTTCGTTGAAGCCTAATAGACCTGCACTTGTTGTGAGCAGCACAAGCTG GACACCAGATGAAGATTTCAGCATACTTCTGGAAGCAGCACTGATGTATGATAGACGTGTTGCTGCAACATTAGGTGAAGAGGATTCAATGGACGAGGGGCAGCTTTGGATTGATATCAAGAATGGGAAGCAATTTGATTACCCAAGATTGCTTTTCGTTATCACAG GTAAAGGGCCTGATAGGAAGAAATATGAGGAGCAAATAAAAAGGTTAAAACTGAGACGTGTTGCCTTCCGGACTATGTGGCTTGCATCGGAGGACTATCCTCTATTGCTAG GATCAGCTGATCTAGGCGTATCGCTTCATACATCCTCATCGGGGCTTGATCTACCTATGAAG GTGGTTGATATGTTTGGATGTGGATTACCAGTTTGTGCCGCTTCATTCTCCTG CATCGAGGAGCTTGTAAAAGTTAACAGAAATGGACTTCTTTTCTCAACATCTTCGGAGCTCGCAGATGAACTTATG ATGCTCTTCAAGGGATTTCCAGAGGAATGCGATACCCTGAAATCCCTGAAGCATGGTGCCTTGAGTACAGGTTCATCTTCCAAATGGTCAGCAGAATGGGAAACTAATGCACTTCCTTTGGTGAATCAG GTCATAGGCTAA
- the LOC123093393 gene encoding UDP-glycosyltransferase TURAN isoform X1: MAEEAGRRRRAAVVVLGDIGRSPRMQYHSLSLANQAGMEVDIVANGGSDPHLSLRENPSIHIHEMKSVQLSGISKISGALALLLKAAIQFIMLIWFLCFKIPRPDVFIVQNPPSVPTLAAVKLVSWLRGAKFIVDWHNFGYTLLGLSHGRSHVIVKVYFWFEKHFGRMADGAFCVTKAMQHELAQNWGIKATVLYDHSPEFFRPASLTEKHELFCRLGSSICGAMGSADCISVEKEVEDKNTTVLTGKIDGGVSLKPNRPALVVSSTSWTPDEDFSILLEAALMYDRRVAATLGEEDSMDEGQLWIDIKNGKQFDYPRLLFVITGKGPDRKKYEEQIKRLKLRRVAFRTMWLASEDYPLLLGSADLGVSLHTSSSGLDLPMKVVDMFGCGLPVCAASFSCIEELVKVNRNGLLFSTSSELADELMMLFKGFPEECDTLKSLKHGALSTGSSSKWSAEWETNALPLVNQVIG; the protein is encoded by the exons atggcggaggaggcggGAAGGAGGAGGCGCGCGGCGGTGGTTGTGCTGGGCGACATCGGCCGCAGCCCGCGCATGCAGTaccactccctctccctcgccaaccAG GCCGGCATGGAAGTCGACATTGTTGCAAACGGAG GAAGTGATCCCCATTTATCACTGAGAGAGAATCCATCAATTCACATACACGAGATG AAATCAGTGCAGTTATCGGGAATTTCAAAGATATCTGGTGCCCTGGCTCTGCTACTTAAAGCTGCCATCCAGTTTATCATGCTGATTTGGTTTCTCTGCTTTAAGATTCCTCGCCCTGATGTCTTCATTGTTCAG AATCCACCCTCCGTTCCAACATTGGCGGCTGTGAAACTGGTTAGCTGGCTAAGAGGTGCTAAATTTATTGTGGATTGGCATAATTTTGGATATACTTTGCTTGGACTGTCTCATGGCAGAAGTCATGTAATAGTCAAAGTCTATTTCTG GTTCGAGAAGCACTTTGGGCGGATGGCTGATGGTGCCTTTTGCGTTACGAAAGCAATGCAACATGAGCTTGCTCAAAATTGGGGAATCAA AGCAACAGTTCTTTATGATCATTCTCCTGAATTTTTCCGTCCTGCTTCCTTGACTGAGAAACATGAG TTGTTCTGCAGGTTGGGTAGTTCCATTTGTGGTGCTATGGGCAGTGCTGATTGCATCTCTGTTG AAAAAGAAGTGGAAGACAAGAACACTACTGTACTTACTGGCAAGATTGATGGTGGAGTTTCGTTGAAGCCTAATAGACCTGCACTTGTTGTGAGCAGCACAAGCTG GACACCAGATGAAGATTTCAGCATACTTCTGGAAGCAGCACTGATGTATGATAGACGTGTTGCTGCAACATTAGGTGAAGAGGATTCAATGGACGAGGGGCAGCTTTGGATTGATATCAAGAATGGGAAGCAATTTGATTACCCAAGATTGCTTTTCGTTATCACAG GTAAAGGGCCTGATAGGAAGAAATATGAGGAGCAAATAAAAAGGTTAAAACTGAGACGTGTTGCCTTCCGGACTATGTGGCTTGCATCGGAGGACTATCCTCTATTGCTAG GATCAGCTGATCTAGGCGTATCGCTTCATACATCCTCATCGGGGCTTGATCTACCTATGAAG GTGGTTGATATGTTTGGATGTGGATTACCAGTTTGTGCCGCTTCATTCTCCTG CATCGAGGAGCTTGTAAAAGTTAACAGAAATGGACTTCTTTTCTCAACATCTTCGGAGCTCGCAGATGAACTTATG ATGCTCTTCAAGGGATTTCCAGAGGAATGCGATACCCTGAAATCCCTGAAGCATGGTGCCTTGAGTACAGGTTCATCTTCCAAATGGTCAGCAGAATGGGAAACTAATGCACTTCCTTTGGTGAATCAG GTCATAGGCTAA